The following coding sequences are from one Spea bombifrons isolate aSpeBom1 chromosome 13, aSpeBom1.2.pri, whole genome shotgun sequence window:
- the MRPL58 gene encoding peptidyl-tRNA hydrolase ICT1, mitochondrial: MALSCPLVVSGLIRDFRYCTFRYSSSFRSVYSLNNLYPDSERRLRTDTDKELPDIPVDRLSISYSKSSGPGGQNVNKVNTKAEVRFHLPSAEWISEDVRQKISVQHKNRINRKGELIIVSEVSRYQMRNLADCLQKIRSIISEASQKPKVITKENAELHRMRVEIMNRERLQQKKINSSIKQSRKVDLD, encoded by the exons ATGGCGCTCTCGTGTCCTTTGGTTGTATCTGGTTTGATTCGAGATTTTCGTTATTGCACCTTCCGTTATTCTTCCAGTTTCCGAAGTGTTTATAGTCTAAATAACCTTTATCCGGACAGTGAAAGACGGTTACGGACG GACACAGACAAAGAGCTTCCAGATATCCCTGTAG accGCCTAAGCATCTCATACAGCAAAAGCAGTGGCCCTGGGGGGCAGAATGTTAACAAAG TTAACACGAAGGCTGAAGTGCGGTTTCATTTGCCATCAGCTGAGTGGATTTCTGAAGATGTAAGGCAGAAGATCTCTGTACAG CATAAAAATCGCATAAATAGGAAAGGGGAACTCATCATAGTCTCTGAAGTGAGCCGTTATCAGATGCGTAACCTGGCAGACTGCCTCCAAAAAATCCGTAGCATCATCTCAGAGGCCAGCCAGAAGCCAAAAGTCATCACCAAGGAGAATGCAGAGCTTCACCGTATGAG AGTGGAAATAATGAACAGAGAGCGTCTGCAACAGAAAAAGATTAATTCCTCTATAAAACAGAGTCGGAAAGTGGATCTGGACTAA